From the genome of Cottoperca gobio unplaced genomic scaffold, fCotGob3.1 fCotGob3_293arrow_ctg1, whole genome shotgun sequence, one region includes:
- the lrrfip1b gene encoding leucine-rich repeat flightless-interacting protein 1 isoform X9, producing MKELERQQKEMSDDEEKMSVGSRGSLRVEERPDRDFLDKGSRTASTLSAATLASLGGTLSRRGSCDTSFSVETEASIRDMRDSLAESEEKYRKAMVSNAQLHNEKSTVMYQVETLKEELSDMEELLWESRRHCEDRTKEFERERQAHSVLQFLFRDMEGTVRRSEELLTEVSELRVRSSSYCQEVSDLQEVLQWKEKKMAALERQIEIADIVQIERDRLRDDVVRLRDLLKKHGVVVSPELSTNGETGQDDDVSAESASRLAQEPSHGGRESMLGKVGEPAETSKLLQDAVNLLNATSTGEQTTPVKGFDTRAKDKAGGDKDARKLPRSKGSETSQIRQDGNSLLRNKGMKKQPGTCEPKTAVARFVDSEAFKGRTKPLNQDVLVTEMERSFDDQICKKKGTQVSVSWPSLTAAHEKQKQHVTGNQSSDRDCAQNPLSAVDPIFQNPEKDGNTCRDVSGSGGEVVAVSAALGGKEYKINEFCTPTSADNLKENEAEIGGDECDGQRSEDEDSSILTDLVENETFVPMGQTSQGLVHQRQVLGNLGSPRNKEKALKNEGDLRFSGVSEGPSETGPSDLDAFLTAEEATVGGTSGTPERPENWGVYEPVQSQGKTSSVEMWKDWILLENTIHSMLRGFVEENQGFAAEISRIFPEVPESLERWISEFQETLKIVAENVSDQRDSVEEPTGQVTGIKDSPERSKNPDDPESENLARINDCSVSGMLAGPPHTYHVSVDSRKVHEDAQDPPAMADQESPQNPLDLPSICTFNVESSPEETRDSVDAEEEKRSRRHPAATSWSEEFVFVELYFAEPVVEEIVETQLKKPRTFPTNSSFRRLIEITAEEIKAMALPELVFMSLREGIAEDLRVHETTHAEDRELSDRDTDSCEEVDEEAGRDGGCGSVGTPAEEISTFCSPTLKTSVDPRLMTY from the exons gtggaggagagacctgacagagacttCCTGGATAAA GGCTCCAGGACGGCCTCCACGCTCTCCGCCGCCACGCTGGCCTCTCTGGGAGGAACCTTGTCACGCAGAGGAAGCTGTGACACGTCCTTCTCCGTGGAGACGGAGGCGTCCatcagagacatgagg GACTCTCTGGCAGAGTCGGAGGAGAAGTACCGTAAGGCGATGGTTTCTAACGCTCAGCTCCACAACGAGAAGTCAACTGTTATGTATCAGGTGGAGACTCTGAAGGAGGAGCTGAGCGACatggaggagctgctgtgggAGTCCAGGAGACACTGTGAGGACCGCACCAAG GAGTTTGAACGTGAGCGTCAGGCTCACAGTGTCCTTCAGTTCCTCTTCAGAGACATGGAGGGGACAGTGAGACGCTCGGAAGAGCTCCTGACG GAGGTGTCTGAGCTCCGGGTGAGGAGCAGCTCTTACTGTCAGGAGGTCTCTGACCTGCAGGAAGTTCTGCagtggaaggagaagaagatggcG GCGTTAGAGAGGCAGATAGAAATCGCTGACATCGTTCAGATCGAACGCGACCGGCTCAGAGACGACGTCGTTCGACTGCGAGATTTACTGAAG AAACACGGCGTGGTCGTGTCTCCTGAACTCTCCACCAATGGGGAGACGGGACAGGATGATGATGTCAGCGCAGAGTCTGCCTCTCGATTGGCTCAGGAGCCGTCTCACGGCGGCAGAGAGAGCATGCTGG GGAAAGTTGGAGAGCCGGCAGAGACGAGCAAACTCCTACAGGACGCCGTGAACTTATTAAATGCCACGTCCACTGGCGAGCAAACCACACCGGTGAAGGGGTTTGATACACGGGCCAAAGACAAAGCAGGGGGAGACAAGGACGCAAGGAAACTGCCAAGAAGCAAAGGAAGTGAAACATCTCAAATCCGACAGGACGGAAATTCATTGCTTAGAAATAAAGGAATGAAAAAACAACCGGGAACGTGTGAGCCGAAAACTGCAGTCGCCCGATTCGTTGACTCTGAGGCCTTTAAAGGCAGAACCAAACCGTTAAACCAGGATGTCCTTGTGACAGAAATGGAGCGCTCCTTTGACGATCAAATCTGCAAAAAGAAAGGAACTCAAGTGTCTGTTTCATGGCCGAGTCTCACGGCTGCTcatgagaaacaaaaacaacacgtGACGGGAAACCAATCTTCTGACAGGGATTGTGCGCAAAATCCTTTGTCGGCTGTTGATCCAATTTTCCAGAATCCAGAGAAAGATGGAAACACGTGCAGAGATGTCAGCGGTTCAGGAGGGGAAGTCGTGGCTGTTTCTGCAGCTTTGGGTGggaaagaatataaaataaacgaGTTCTGTACTCCGACATCAGCGGAcaatttgaaagaaaatgagGCTGAGATCGGTGGTGATGAGTGTGATGGACAACGTTCTGAAGATGAAGATTCAAGCATTCTCACAGATTTGGTAGAAAATGAGACGTTTGTACCGATGGGTCAAACTTCTCAAGGTCTCGTGCACCAACGACAAGTTTTAGGGAACTTGGGAAGTCCCCGTAACAAAGAAAAAGCCTTGAAGAACGAGGGCGATTTAAGATTCTCTGGTGTTTCTGAAGGTCCAAGTGAAACCGGACCTTCAGATCTTGATGCATTTCTAACAGCAGAGGAGGCAACCGTTGGGGGAACGTCGGGTACACCTGAGAGACCGGAGAACTGGGGGGTTTATGAACCGGTTCAGAGTCAGGGAAAGACTTCATCAGTGGAGATGTGGAAGGACTGGATACTTTTGGAAAACACGATTCACAGCATGCTGAGAGGGTTTGTTGAAGAAAATCAGGGTTTCGCAGCTGAAATCTCGAGGATCTTCCCAGAGGTCCCAGAATCTCTCGAACGGTGGATTTCAGAGTTCCAGGAGACGCTTAAGATTGTCGCAGAAAATGTGTCGGACCAGCGTGACTCAGTTGAAGAACCAACAGGACAAGTGACGGGTATCAAGGACTCACCAGAAAGAAGTAAAAACCCAGATGATCCTGAAAGTGAGAATCTGGCAAGGATAAATGACTGCTCAGTCTCAGGGATGTTGGCGGGACCACCTCACACTTATCACGTCTCCGTGGACTCGAGGAAAGTCCACGAAGACGCTCAGGATCCTCCCGCAATGGCTGACCAAGAATCGCCACAAAATCCCTTGGACTTACCGAGCATTTGTACATTTAATGTGGAATCCTCTCCAGAAGAAACGAGGGATTCTGTTgacgcagaagaagaaaagcgaAGTCGGAGACATCCTGCGGCGACGAGCTGGTCCGAGGAATTTGTTTTTGTCGAACTGTACTTTGCTGAACCTGTTGTTGAAGAAATTGTTGAGACGCAACTCAAAAAGCCCCGAACGTTTCCCACAAACTCTTCCTTCAGGAGGCTGATAGAGATAACTGCGGAGGAAATCAAGGCGATGGCTCTGCCAGAGCTGGTGTTCATGAGCCTGCGGGAAGGGATCGCCGAGGATCTACGTGTCCACGAGACGACACACGCTGAGGACCGGGAGCTGTCGGACAGAGACACGGACAGCTGTGAGGAGGTGGACGAGGAGGCAGGCAGGGACGGAGGTTGTGGTTCTGTGGGAACGCCAGCTGAAGAGATTTCAACCTTTTGTTCTCCGACATTAAAGACGTCAGTAGATCCCCGACTCATGACTTACTGA
- the lrrfip1b gene encoding uncharacterized protein lrrfip1b isoform X5 has product MGTQAPGRKRIPNREKLTAEDDALNQIAREAEARLAAKRAARAEAREIRMKELERQQKEMSDDEEKMSVGSRGSLRVEERPDRDFLDKGSRTASTLSAATLASLGGTLSRRGSCDTSFSVETEASIRDMRDSLAESEEKYRKAMVSNAQLHNEKSTVMYQVETLKEELSDMEELLWESRRHCEDRTKEFERERQAHSVLQFLFRDMEGTVRRSEELLTEVSELRVRSSSYCQEVSDLQEVLQWKEKKMAALERQIEIADIVQIERDRLRDDVVRLRDLLKKHGVVVSPELSTNGETGQDDDVSAESASRLAQEPSHGGRESMLGKVGEPAETSKLLQDAVNLLNATSTGEQTTPVKGFDTRAKDKAGGDKDARKLPRSKGSETSQIRQDGNSLLRNKGMKKQPGTCEPKTAVARFVDSEAFKGRTKPLNQDVLVTEMERSFDDQICKKKGTQVSVSWPSLTAAHEKQKQHVTGNQSSDRDCAQNPLSAVDPIFQNPEKDGNTCRDVSGSGGEVVAVSAALGGKEYKINEFCTPTSADNLKENEAEIGGDECDGQRSEDEDSSILTDLVENETFVPMGQTSQGLVHQRQVLGNLGSPRNKEKALKNEGDLRFSGVSEGPSETGPSDLDAFLTAEEATVGGTSGTPERPENWGVYEPVQSQGKTSSVEMWKDWILLENTIHSMLRGFVEENQGFAAEISRIFPEVPESLERWISEFQETLKIVAENVSDQRDSVEEPTGQVTGIKDSPERSKNPDDPESENLARINDCSVSGMLAGPPHTYHVSVDSRKVHEDAQDPPAMADQESPQNPLDLPSICTFNVESSPEETRDSVDAEEEKRSRRHPAATSWSEEFVFVELYFAEPVVEEIVETQLKKPRTFPTNSSFRRLIEITAEEIKAMALPELVFMSLREGIAEDLRVHETTHAEDRELSDRDTDSCEEVDEEAGRDGGCGSVGTPAEEISTFCSPTLKTSVDPRLMTY; this is encoded by the exons gtggaggagagacctgacagagacttCCTGGATAAA GGCTCCAGGACGGCCTCCACGCTCTCCGCCGCCACGCTGGCCTCTCTGGGAGGAACCTTGTCACGCAGAGGAAGCTGTGACACGTCCTTCTCCGTGGAGACGGAGGCGTCCatcagagacatgagg GACTCTCTGGCAGAGTCGGAGGAGAAGTACCGTAAGGCGATGGTTTCTAACGCTCAGCTCCACAACGAGAAGTCAACTGTTATGTATCAGGTGGAGACTCTGAAGGAGGAGCTGAGCGACatggaggagctgctgtgggAGTCCAGGAGACACTGTGAGGACCGCACCAAG GAGTTTGAACGTGAGCGTCAGGCTCACAGTGTCCTTCAGTTCCTCTTCAGAGACATGGAGGGGACAGTGAGACGCTCGGAAGAGCTCCTGACG GAGGTGTCTGAGCTCCGGGTGAGGAGCAGCTCTTACTGTCAGGAGGTCTCTGACCTGCAGGAAGTTCTGCagtggaaggagaagaagatggcG GCGTTAGAGAGGCAGATAGAAATCGCTGACATCGTTCAGATCGAACGCGACCGGCTCAGAGACGACGTCGTTCGACTGCGAGATTTACTGAAG AAACACGGCGTGGTCGTGTCTCCTGAACTCTCCACCAATGGGGAGACGGGACAGGATGATGATGTCAGCGCAGAGTCTGCCTCTCGATTGGCTCAGGAGCCGTCTCACGGCGGCAGAGAGAGCATGCTGG GGAAAGTTGGAGAGCCGGCAGAGACGAGCAAACTCCTACAGGACGCCGTGAACTTATTAAATGCCACGTCCACTGGCGAGCAAACCACACCGGTGAAGGGGTTTGATACACGGGCCAAAGACAAAGCAGGGGGAGACAAGGACGCAAGGAAACTGCCAAGAAGCAAAGGAAGTGAAACATCTCAAATCCGACAGGACGGAAATTCATTGCTTAGAAATAAAGGAATGAAAAAACAACCGGGAACGTGTGAGCCGAAAACTGCAGTCGCCCGATTCGTTGACTCTGAGGCCTTTAAAGGCAGAACCAAACCGTTAAACCAGGATGTCCTTGTGACAGAAATGGAGCGCTCCTTTGACGATCAAATCTGCAAAAAGAAAGGAACTCAAGTGTCTGTTTCATGGCCGAGTCTCACGGCTGCTcatgagaaacaaaaacaacacgtGACGGGAAACCAATCTTCTGACAGGGATTGTGCGCAAAATCCTTTGTCGGCTGTTGATCCAATTTTCCAGAATCCAGAGAAAGATGGAAACACGTGCAGAGATGTCAGCGGTTCAGGAGGGGAAGTCGTGGCTGTTTCTGCAGCTTTGGGTGggaaagaatataaaataaacgaGTTCTGTACTCCGACATCAGCGGAcaatttgaaagaaaatgagGCTGAGATCGGTGGTGATGAGTGTGATGGACAACGTTCTGAAGATGAAGATTCAAGCATTCTCACAGATTTGGTAGAAAATGAGACGTTTGTACCGATGGGTCAAACTTCTCAAGGTCTCGTGCACCAACGACAAGTTTTAGGGAACTTGGGAAGTCCCCGTAACAAAGAAAAAGCCTTGAAGAACGAGGGCGATTTAAGATTCTCTGGTGTTTCTGAAGGTCCAAGTGAAACCGGACCTTCAGATCTTGATGCATTTCTAACAGCAGAGGAGGCAACCGTTGGGGGAACGTCGGGTACACCTGAGAGACCGGAGAACTGGGGGGTTTATGAACCGGTTCAGAGTCAGGGAAAGACTTCATCAGTGGAGATGTGGAAGGACTGGATACTTTTGGAAAACACGATTCACAGCATGCTGAGAGGGTTTGTTGAAGAAAATCAGGGTTTCGCAGCTGAAATCTCGAGGATCTTCCCAGAGGTCCCAGAATCTCTCGAACGGTGGATTTCAGAGTTCCAGGAGACGCTTAAGATTGTCGCAGAAAATGTGTCGGACCAGCGTGACTCAGTTGAAGAACCAACAGGACAAGTGACGGGTATCAAGGACTCACCAGAAAGAAGTAAAAACCCAGATGATCCTGAAAGTGAGAATCTGGCAAGGATAAATGACTGCTCAGTCTCAGGGATGTTGGCGGGACCACCTCACACTTATCACGTCTCCGTGGACTCGAGGAAAGTCCACGAAGACGCTCAGGATCCTCCCGCAATGGCTGACCAAGAATCGCCACAAAATCCCTTGGACTTACCGAGCATTTGTACATTTAATGTGGAATCCTCTCCAGAAGAAACGAGGGATTCTGTTgacgcagaagaagaaaagcgaAGTCGGAGACATCCTGCGGCGACGAGCTGGTCCGAGGAATTTGTTTTTGTCGAACTGTACTTTGCTGAACCTGTTGTTGAAGAAATTGTTGAGACGCAACTCAAAAAGCCCCGAACGTTTCCCACAAACTCTTCCTTCAGGAGGCTGATAGAGATAACTGCGGAGGAAATCAAGGCGATGGCTCTGCCAGAGCTGGTGTTCATGAGCCTGCGGGAAGGGATCGCCGAGGATCTACGTGTCCACGAGACGACACACGCTGAGGACCGGGAGCTGTCGGACAGAGACACGGACAGCTGTGAGGAGGTGGACGAGGAGGCAGGCAGGGACGGAGGTTGTGGTTCTGTGGGAACGCCAGCTGAAGAGATTTCAACCTTTTGTTCTCCGACATTAAAGACGTCAGTAGATCCCCGACTCATGACTTACTGA
- the lrrfip1b gene encoding leucine-rich repeat flightless-interacting protein 1 isoform X7, which produces MKELERQQKELFHSHKKCYGPDNKWGHIEQWMEDSERYSRPSRRHASMSDDEEKMSVGSRGSLRVEERPDRDFLDKGSRTASTLSAATLASLGGTLSRRGSCDTSFSVETEASIRDMRDSLAESEEKYRKAMVSNAQLHNEKSTVMYQVETLKEELSDMEELLWESRRHCEDRTKEFERERQAHSVLQFLFRDMEGTVRRSEELLTEVSELRVRSSSYCQEVSDLQEVLQWKEKKMAALERQIEIADIVQIERDRLRDDVVRLRDLLKKHGVVVSPELSTNGETGQDDDVSAESASRLAQEPSHGGRESMLGKVGEPAETSKLLQDAVNLLNATSTGEQTTPVKGFDTRAKDKAGGDKDARKLPRSKGSETSQIRQDGNSLLRNKGMKKQPGTCEPKTAVARFVDSEAFKGRTKPLNQDVLVTEMERSFDDQICKKKGTQVSVSWPSLTAAHEKQKQHVTGNQSSDRDCAQNPLSAVDPIFQNPEKDGNTCRDVSGSGGEVVAVSAALGGKEYKINEFCTPTSADNLKENEAEIGGDECDGQRSEDEDSSILTDLVENETFVPMGQTSQGLVHQRQVLGNLGSPRNKEKALKNEGDLRFSGVSEGPSETGPSDLDAFLTAEEATVGGTSGTPERPENWGVYEPVQSQGKTSSVEMWKDWILLENTIHSMLRGFVEENQGFAAEISRIFPEVPESLERWISEFQETLKIVAENVSDQRDSVEEPTGQVTGIKDSPERSKNPDDPESENLARINDCSVSGMLAGPPHTYHVSVDSRKVHEDAQDPPAMADQESPQNPLDLPSICTFNVESSPEETRDSVDAEEEKRSRRHPAATSWSEEFVFVELYFAEPVVEEIVETQLKKPRTFPTNSSFRRLIEITAEEIKAMALPELVFMSLREGIAEDLRVHETTHAEDRELSDRDTDSCEEVDEEAGRDGGCGSVGTPAEEISTFCSPTLKTSVDPRLMTY; this is translated from the exons gtggaggagagacctgacagagacttCCTGGATAAA GGCTCCAGGACGGCCTCCACGCTCTCCGCCGCCACGCTGGCCTCTCTGGGAGGAACCTTGTCACGCAGAGGAAGCTGTGACACGTCCTTCTCCGTGGAGACGGAGGCGTCCatcagagacatgagg GACTCTCTGGCAGAGTCGGAGGAGAAGTACCGTAAGGCGATGGTTTCTAACGCTCAGCTCCACAACGAGAAGTCAACTGTTATGTATCAGGTGGAGACTCTGAAGGAGGAGCTGAGCGACatggaggagctgctgtgggAGTCCAGGAGACACTGTGAGGACCGCACCAAG GAGTTTGAACGTGAGCGTCAGGCTCACAGTGTCCTTCAGTTCCTCTTCAGAGACATGGAGGGGACAGTGAGACGCTCGGAAGAGCTCCTGACG GAGGTGTCTGAGCTCCGGGTGAGGAGCAGCTCTTACTGTCAGGAGGTCTCTGACCTGCAGGAAGTTCTGCagtggaaggagaagaagatggcG GCGTTAGAGAGGCAGATAGAAATCGCTGACATCGTTCAGATCGAACGCGACCGGCTCAGAGACGACGTCGTTCGACTGCGAGATTTACTGAAG AAACACGGCGTGGTCGTGTCTCCTGAACTCTCCACCAATGGGGAGACGGGACAGGATGATGATGTCAGCGCAGAGTCTGCCTCTCGATTGGCTCAGGAGCCGTCTCACGGCGGCAGAGAGAGCATGCTGG GGAAAGTTGGAGAGCCGGCAGAGACGAGCAAACTCCTACAGGACGCCGTGAACTTATTAAATGCCACGTCCACTGGCGAGCAAACCACACCGGTGAAGGGGTTTGATACACGGGCCAAAGACAAAGCAGGGGGAGACAAGGACGCAAGGAAACTGCCAAGAAGCAAAGGAAGTGAAACATCTCAAATCCGACAGGACGGAAATTCATTGCTTAGAAATAAAGGAATGAAAAAACAACCGGGAACGTGTGAGCCGAAAACTGCAGTCGCCCGATTCGTTGACTCTGAGGCCTTTAAAGGCAGAACCAAACCGTTAAACCAGGATGTCCTTGTGACAGAAATGGAGCGCTCCTTTGACGATCAAATCTGCAAAAAGAAAGGAACTCAAGTGTCTGTTTCATGGCCGAGTCTCACGGCTGCTcatgagaaacaaaaacaacacgtGACGGGAAACCAATCTTCTGACAGGGATTGTGCGCAAAATCCTTTGTCGGCTGTTGATCCAATTTTCCAGAATCCAGAGAAAGATGGAAACACGTGCAGAGATGTCAGCGGTTCAGGAGGGGAAGTCGTGGCTGTTTCTGCAGCTTTGGGTGggaaagaatataaaataaacgaGTTCTGTACTCCGACATCAGCGGAcaatttgaaagaaaatgagGCTGAGATCGGTGGTGATGAGTGTGATGGACAACGTTCTGAAGATGAAGATTCAAGCATTCTCACAGATTTGGTAGAAAATGAGACGTTTGTACCGATGGGTCAAACTTCTCAAGGTCTCGTGCACCAACGACAAGTTTTAGGGAACTTGGGAAGTCCCCGTAACAAAGAAAAAGCCTTGAAGAACGAGGGCGATTTAAGATTCTCTGGTGTTTCTGAAGGTCCAAGTGAAACCGGACCTTCAGATCTTGATGCATTTCTAACAGCAGAGGAGGCAACCGTTGGGGGAACGTCGGGTACACCTGAGAGACCGGAGAACTGGGGGGTTTATGAACCGGTTCAGAGTCAGGGAAAGACTTCATCAGTGGAGATGTGGAAGGACTGGATACTTTTGGAAAACACGATTCACAGCATGCTGAGAGGGTTTGTTGAAGAAAATCAGGGTTTCGCAGCTGAAATCTCGAGGATCTTCCCAGAGGTCCCAGAATCTCTCGAACGGTGGATTTCAGAGTTCCAGGAGACGCTTAAGATTGTCGCAGAAAATGTGTCGGACCAGCGTGACTCAGTTGAAGAACCAACAGGACAAGTGACGGGTATCAAGGACTCACCAGAAAGAAGTAAAAACCCAGATGATCCTGAAAGTGAGAATCTGGCAAGGATAAATGACTGCTCAGTCTCAGGGATGTTGGCGGGACCACCTCACACTTATCACGTCTCCGTGGACTCGAGGAAAGTCCACGAAGACGCTCAGGATCCTCCCGCAATGGCTGACCAAGAATCGCCACAAAATCCCTTGGACTTACCGAGCATTTGTACATTTAATGTGGAATCCTCTCCAGAAGAAACGAGGGATTCTGTTgacgcagaagaagaaaagcgaAGTCGGAGACATCCTGCGGCGACGAGCTGGTCCGAGGAATTTGTTTTTGTCGAACTGTACTTTGCTGAACCTGTTGTTGAAGAAATTGTTGAGACGCAACTCAAAAAGCCCCGAACGTTTCCCACAAACTCTTCCTTCAGGAGGCTGATAGAGATAACTGCGGAGGAAATCAAGGCGATGGCTCTGCCAGAGCTGGTGTTCATGAGCCTGCGGGAAGGGATCGCCGAGGATCTACGTGTCCACGAGACGACACACGCTGAGGACCGGGAGCTGTCGGACAGAGACACGGACAGCTGTGAGGAGGTGGACGAGGAGGCAGGCAGGGACGGAGGTTGTGGTTCTGTGGGAACGCCAGCTGAAGAGATTTCAACCTTTTGTTCTCCGACATTAAAGACGTCAGTAGATCCCCGACTCATGACTTACTGA